Sequence from the Maribellus comscasis genome:
GGTGTAGGTGATACCGCAAAAGACTTTACCCTGGTTAAAAGTGATTTATCGCGTGTAAATTTGAGCGATTTTAAAGGCTCAAAGATTATAATGAATATTTCGCCAAGTATTGATACAAGCACGTGTGCAACTTCAGTTGTAAAATTCAATAAAGCGGCCACTGATCTGGAAAACACAAAGGTCCTGTATATTTCAAGAGATTTACCTTTTGCGCAGGCCCGTTTTTGTGGAGCAGAAGGAATAGAGAATGTAATTACTTTGTGTGATTTATCCGGTGACTTTGGAAAAGATTACGGACTGGAAATTGCAGAGGGCCCTATGCAGGGCTTACATTCGCGCGTATTAATTGTTTTGAATGAAGAGGGAAAGGTTCTGTTTACACAACAAGTTCCTGAAATTGTGGTTGAACCTGATTATGAGGGTGCGTTAGAGGCGGTTAAGTAGAATTTATTTATGAAATAACCTCCTTCCTACACCTGCTGTCCAAAATTTTGTAAGCCTTTAATTTGTATCGGATTGTCTTTGTCCAATTTTTTCAAACAAAGGTTTGGAAAAGTTGTTATTGAATTTAATGAACAAAAAAAACGGAGTAAGGTGTATGTTTCTCCGGTAACGTGTTCAGAATAATTAGAAAACAATGTAATATGAAGAGTAAATTATCGGTATTTATAGGCGGAGTAGCTGCCGGAATAGTGGTTCCTTTTTTGGTAATATTGTTTGTATTACCTGGGCAGATGTTTATTGTGAATGAAAGTAAACTTGGGTTTGATGAGACTTTGCAAACGATTGAAGAATCGGTAAAAGAGAATGGCTGGAGTATGCCGCATCAGTACAATTTACAGGCCACAATGCAGAAAAATGGATTTGATGTGCAGCCAGTGAAAGTGATTTCTTTATGTAATCCGGTACATGCGCATGAAATTTTAAAAGGAGATAATGAAAGAATGGTTTCAGCCTTAATGCCTTGTCGTGTTGCTGTTTATGAGAAAAATGGAAAGACTTATGTTTCCATGTTGAATGCCGGTTTATTTTCAAAATTTTTAGGCAATAAAGTCAGCGAAGTGATGAATGTTGCTACAAAAGAAAATCTAAAAATTTTAGAACCTGTAATAAACAATTAAAATGAAAAAGTATTTGTATGTTTTTGTGGTATTGGCATTTGTTGCATGTCAGCCGGCAAACAAAGAAAAAAAATCGGGACAGGATCAGCCGGCGAATGCTGAATTGGTTGAGACCATTGTAAATGTCGGAGGAATGCATTGCGATATGTGCGTAAATTCTATCGAAAAAGGAGTCAACGAATTGGAAGGAATAAGTTTTGTAAAGGCAAACCTGGAAGATTCTACGGCAGTTGTAAAATACGATGCCTCGAAAACCGATTTAGCCCATATTGAAGCTGCAATTGAAAAACGCGGGTATTCAATAAAAAAGGGGTCGTAGCTTTTTGCAAGAGTCTTTTCGCGGGTTCAATTCTTCATTTATCTGTAATTTTCGTCGATTGGCAGAAAAAAAGGTTACAAATAGAAATGATTTATCTATTTTAGACTTGCCATAACATATTAAACAATGAGTCAGAAAAATTACAGAAACAATTTGGTTTTAAACGATAAAACTTCAAGCTGGCATGTTAATGTCAGAGTTTTGTCGTCAGAAAAAAACATCAACCGAAAGATGAATTTCGGGACAAAGATTTGGAAAATTAAAGTTATTTTGAATTAAATAAAAAAGCATCAGCGAAAACTGATGCTTTTTTATTTGTTGTTGCTGCTACTTAATATTCATTCCAGCCTTTAATCGTAATATCTTCAATGTTGTATTTACAAATTCCGTAAATAAAGGCACTTGCCACCCGCGCATTGGTAATAAGCGGAATATTAAAATCAATTGAATTCCTGCGGATTTTATAGCCGTTTTTTAATTCCCTTTTTGTATAATTTTTTGGAATATTTATCACCAAATCAATTTTTTTCTCTTTTAAATATTCTATGGTATTCGGATGCCTGTCTTCTTCATCAGGCCAGTGCAACAAGGTGTTTTCTATTCCATTATCCGAGAAGAAACGGTGCGTTCCCTCCGTAGCGAAAATATTGTATCCTTTTTCTTTTAACAATCTGGCACTTTCCAGCAATTCTATTTTACCTCTCGACGGACCGGATGAAATCAAAATGTTCTTTTTGGGGAAATTATAACCCACAGAAAGCATCGATTTCAAAATAGCTTCGTAATAGCTTTCTCCAATACAGGCAACTTCTCCTGTAGAAGCCATATCGACCCCCAAAACAGGATCGGCATTTAATAAACGCGCAAAGGAAAACTGAGGTGCTTTTACTCCTACATAATCCAGCTCGAACAACGACTTATCGGGTTTCGGAACATCGATTCCCAGCATCACTTTTGTTGCAATTTCAATCAGGTTAATTTTCATCACCTTTGAAACAAAGGGGAAACTCCGCGATGCCCGGAGGTTGCATTCGATGACTTTGATATCATTGTCTTTTGCCAAAAACTGCATGTTAAATGGGCCGGTAATTTCAAGCCCTTTGGCCGTTTGGCGTGCAATCTTTTTTACTCTTCTGATGGTTTCCACGTACAGTTTCTGCGGAGGAAAAACGATGGTCGCATCACCCGAATGAACTCCTGCAAATTCAACATGTTCAGAAATGGCGTAAGCAACAATTTCTCCTTTATTGGCTACTGCATCAATTTCAATTTCCTTGGCCTGTTCGATAAACTCAGTAACAACCACCGGGTGTTCTTTTGATACATTGGCAGCCATTTCGAGGAAATGTTCCAACTGGTCGGGGTTGGAAACCACATTCATCGCAGCGCCGGATAAAACATACGACGGACGAATAAGCACCGGATAACCCACTTCATCTACAAATTTGTGAATTTCATCAATGGTTGAAAGTCGTGCCCAGCGAGGTTGATCCACTTTCAGTTCATCCAAAAGTGAAGAGAATTTTTCACGATCTTCTGCATTGTCAATTTTAAGAGGAGAAGTTCCCAGAACCGGAACATTTTGTCCGTGCAGTTTCATGGCGAGGTTGTTCGGAATCTGGCCACCCATTGAAACCACAACTCCGTAAGGATTTTCCAAATCGAAAACATCCATTACCCGCTCAAAAGTCAGTTCGTCAAAATAAAGCCGGTCGCAGATATCATAGTCTGTACTAACGGTTTCCGGGTTGTAGTTGATCATCACCGAACGGTAATTTTCTTTTTTGATGGTTTCCACTGCATTTACACTACACCAGTCAAATTCTACCGAACTTCCAATCCGGTAAGCCCCGGAGCCAAGAACGATTACTGATTTATTATCGTTGTAAAAATCAATATCGTGTTCGGAGCCGTTGTGCGTAAGATACAGGTAGTTGGTTTGTGCCGGATATTCCCCCGCCAGCGTATCTATTTGTTTTACTACCGGAACAATACCGTTTGCTTTTCTGTATTCCCGCACCCGCAACAAATCTTCATGAATATTTTTGTTCGGGCTGTTTATCACGAGTCTGGCAATTTGAAAATCAGAAAATCCGGCTTGTTTTGCAATCTTTAATAAATCAACCGGCAGTTCTTCCAGTTTTTCAAATTTCAGCAATTCCTTTTTTATCAGGAAGATGTTTTTTAGTTTTTGTAAAAACCAACGGTCAATTTTTGTTTTATCGTAAATTTCATCAACAGAAAATCCTTTATTAAATGCTTCGGCAATGGCAAAGATCCTTCTGTCAGTCGGATTTGAAAGTTCCTCTTCAATTTCCTGAATATTGATTTCATCCCGGTTTCCAACAAAACCATGCATTCCCAATCCAACCATTCGGATACCCTTTTGAATGGCTTCTTCAAAGGTTCGGCCGATTGCCATGATCTCACCCACACTCTTCATGGAGCTTCCTATGTTTTTGGAAACGCCAATAAATTTATTCAAATCCCAGCGTGGAATTTTTACGACACAATAATCGAGTGCCGGCTCAAATGCTGCCGTTGTAACTTTTGTGACCGAGTTTTTCAACTGGTGTAAACCATATCCTAGTCCCAGCTTGGCAGCCACAAACGCCAGCGGGTAACCCGTTGCTTTTGATGCCAGTGCCGATGAACGCGATAAGCGGGCATTTACCTCAATAACCCGATAATCTTCTGAGTACGGGTCGAGCGCAAACTGAACATTACATTCACCGACGACACCAACCCGGCGGATAATTTTGATTGAAATTGCACGCAGCTTATGGTATTCAGCATTCGATAGTGTTTGCGACGGAGCAACAACAATACTTTCACCGGTATGAATCCCCAGCGGATCAAAATTTTCCATATTACACACTGTAATACAGTTATCGTATTTGTCGCGAACCACTTCGTACTCGACTTCCTTCCACCCTTTTATTGATTCTTCAACTAAAATTTGGGGTGAATAGGAAAACGCTTTTGATGCAAGTGCTTCCAGTTCTTCTTCATTTTCACAGAAACCACTACCTAATCCTCCCAGTGTGTAGGCCGCCCTGATAATAATAGGAAATCCTACCTTTTGTGCCGCTGCTCTTGCTTCCGACATATTTGAAGCTGCGATACTTTGTGGGGTCTTTACATTGATTTCACCCAGCATTTTGGCAAAAATATCGCGATCTTCTGTATCAATTATCGACTGAACCGGCGTTCCAACAACTTCAATGTTGTATTTTTCCAGGACACCGGATTCAAACAGAGCAACTCCGCAGTTCAGCGCGGTTTGTCCTCCGAAAGCAAGCAAAATACCTTGTGGTTTTTCCTTTTTGATAACCTCTTCAACAAAAAAGGGTGTAACCGGGAGGAAATAAATTTTATCGGCAATATTCTCTGAGGTTTGAATCGTAGCAATATTCGGATTGATGAGTACGGTTTCAACACCTTCTTCTTTGAGTGCTTTTAACGCCTGTGAACCGGAATAATCAAATTCTCCGGCCTCTCCGATTTTTAATGCCCCCGAACCGAGGATGACTGCTTTTTTAATATGTGTTTCTATCATGGTAATTTTTTATTTTCTAATTCCCCAATCCTTTGTACTTTTTGATGTTGTCGATAAAGTCATCAAACAAAAATTCCGTATCAGTAGGCCCACTTGAAGCTTCCGGGTGAAACTGTGTGGAAAAGAATGGTTTGCTTTTATGTTTTATACCCTCGTTTGTGTTATCGTTGGCATTGGTGAAAAGTATTTCCCAGTCAGGTGGAAGGGTTTCAGTTTCAACAGCGTAACCATGGTTTTGCGAGGTGATATAACAACGGTTTGTATTTTTCAGGATTACCGGTTGGTTATGACTCCGGTGTCCGTATTTTAATTTGTAGGTTTGAGCGCCGGCAGCCAATGCCAAAAGCTGGTTTCCCAAACAAATTCCCATAACCGGTTTGTCTTCCTCAACAATTTGTTTTATATAGCCTACTGTTTCCATGCACATGGCCGGGTCGCCCGGACCGTTGGAAATAAAAACACCATCGTAGTCTTCCTTTGTAAAATCATAATCCCACGGAACTCTGATTACTGTAGCATCTCTGTCAAGCAAACAGCGGATAATGTTGTTTTTTACACCACAATCTACCAGTACAACGCGGTGTTCACCGTCTCCATATTCTTCCCTATTGATACAACTTGCTTTCGCAACCAGATTTTCCAGGTTTGGGTCGTAAAAATCGATGGTTTCGTTTTCAAACTCAATTTTTCCTAACATCGATCCTTTTTCACGTAAAATTTTTGTTAAGGCTCGTGTGTCGATGTCGAAAAGACCCGGAACTTCGTATTCTTTGAGCCAGTCAGACAAACTTTTTTGAGCATTCCAATGGCTGAACTCAAAGGAATAATCCGAAATTATTAACCCGCTAATGTGTAATTTGTGAGATTCGTAAAACTTATGAATTCCATTTTCTTTTGAATCAAACGGGACACCATAATTTCCAATCATCGGGTAGGTCGATACCAGAATCTGTCCTGTATATGATGGGTCTGTCAAACTCTCCGGGTAGCCGGTCATTGCTGTGTAAAAAACAACTTCGCCAGCTACCGAATTTTCACTTCCAAACGATTTTCCTGTAAAAACAGTCCCGTCTTCCAGGGTGAGTTTTGCTTGTTTTACTTTTAACATTTTCAGTTGTTCTATTAAAAAAAATGCGTTTCCACTAAAAATAGTTTAAACGCATTTTTCTTCAGTCTTTTTATAAATAACTACTAACTTTTCTCCCATTGAAATTAAAATGATGTTATTAAAATCATTTCTCCGACAAAAATAGTAATATTTCTTAAACAATTGGTTTGTTTTTTAATAAAAATGAATAATTTTGCAAAGAAAATGAATATTTATTCATAATGAAAAAAAAGGTAGAAAGGCAACTTGAAATCAGAAAAATAATTTTGAATGGCAAGGTTCACAGCCAGGAGGAATTATTGATGCAGCTGAGAAAAAACGGCTTTGAATTAACGCAGGCAACATTGTCGCGTGATTTAAAAGTTTTGCAGGTTGCCAAAGTGCCACATCCTACTAAAGGATATATATATACCGTTCCGGGAGCAGAAAAGGAAGAGGTTTCAAGTGAAAGAAACCGTGTTAACTTTTTGGCTGACGGATTTAAAGATATTCAATTCTCAGGCAACCTGGCTGTAGTAAAAACATCACCCGGTTATGCCAACAGTATTGCCGCTGTGATTGACAAAGCCGAGCCCTGGGAGATTATCGGGACGGTTGCAGGAGACGATACAATTCTTCTTATTCAGAGAGAAGGAATTGCAAAAACAGATTTAGTAAATGCGTTAATAAATGTAATGCCCAATTTGAGGGGCAAATTGTAATATTTAATTTGATGAAGGAATTAAACAATATCAGGGTAGAAGTTGCAAGTGAAAAACATATTAAATATGTAGACCAGATAAATGATGCCATTGATGTAGCTTCAAAACACCGTGGAACAGGTATTGCACGCCGTTCTCCGGAATATTTAACTGCAAAAATAACAGATGGAAAAGCTATTTTGGCACTCGACGGTGATAGATTTGCCGGATTCTGTTATATAGAAACCTGGGGAAACAAAGGTTTTGTAGCCAATTCAGG
This genomic interval carries:
- the tpx gene encoding thiol peroxidase — its product is MAKITLKGNEIHTVGELPGVGDTAKDFTLVKSDLSRVNLSDFKGSKIIMNISPSIDTSTCATSVVKFNKAATDLENTKVLYISRDLPFAQARFCGAEGIENVITLCDLSGDFGKDYGLEIAEGPMQGLHSRVLIVLNEEGKVLFTQQVPEIVVEPDYEGALEAVK
- a CDS encoding DUF302 domain-containing protein → MKSKLSVFIGGVAAGIVVPFLVILFVLPGQMFIVNESKLGFDETLQTIEESVKENGWSMPHQYNLQATMQKNGFDVQPVKVISLCNPVHAHEILKGDNERMVSALMPCRVAVYEKNGKTYVSMLNAGLFSKFLGNKVSEVMNVATKENLKILEPVINN
- a CDS encoding heavy-metal-associated domain-containing protein translates to MKKYLYVFVVLAFVACQPANKEKKSGQDQPANAELVETIVNVGGMHCDMCVNSIEKGVNELEGISFVKANLEDSTAVVKYDASKTDLAHIEAAIEKRGYSIKKGS
- the carB gene encoding carbamoyl-phosphate synthase (glutamine-hydrolyzing) large subunit; its protein translation is MIETHIKKAVILGSGALKIGEAGEFDYSGSQALKALKEEGVETVLINPNIATIQTSENIADKIYFLPVTPFFVEEVIKKEKPQGILLAFGGQTALNCGVALFESGVLEKYNIEVVGTPVQSIIDTEDRDIFAKMLGEINVKTPQSIAASNMSEARAAAQKVGFPIIIRAAYTLGGLGSGFCENEEELEALASKAFSYSPQILVEESIKGWKEVEYEVVRDKYDNCITVCNMENFDPLGIHTGESIVVAPSQTLSNAEYHKLRAISIKIIRRVGVVGECNVQFALDPYSEDYRVIEVNARLSRSSALASKATGYPLAFVAAKLGLGYGLHQLKNSVTKVTTAAFEPALDYCVVKIPRWDLNKFIGVSKNIGSSMKSVGEIMAIGRTFEEAIQKGIRMVGLGMHGFVGNRDEINIQEIEEELSNPTDRRIFAIAEAFNKGFSVDEIYDKTKIDRWFLQKLKNIFLIKKELLKFEKLEELPVDLLKIAKQAGFSDFQIARLVINSPNKNIHEDLLRVREYRKANGIVPVVKQIDTLAGEYPAQTNYLYLTHNGSEHDIDFYNDNKSVIVLGSGAYRIGSSVEFDWCSVNAVETIKKENYRSVMINYNPETVSTDYDICDRLYFDELTFERVMDVFDLENPYGVVVSMGGQIPNNLAMKLHGQNVPVLGTSPLKIDNAEDREKFSSLLDELKVDQPRWARLSTIDEIHKFVDEVGYPVLIRPSYVLSGAAMNVVSNPDQLEHFLEMAANVSKEHPVVVTEFIEQAKEIEIDAVANKGEIVAYAISEHVEFAGVHSGDATIVFPPQKLYVETIRRVKKIARQTAKGLEITGPFNMQFLAKDNDIKVIECNLRASRSFPFVSKVMKINLIEIATKVMLGIDVPKPDKSLFELDYVGVKAPQFSFARLLNADPVLGVDMASTGEVACIGESYYEAILKSMLSVGYNFPKKNILISSGPSRGKIELLESARLLKEKGYNIFATEGTHRFFSDNGIENTLLHWPDEEDRHPNTIEYLKEKKIDLVINIPKNYTKRELKNGYKIRRNSIDFNIPLITNARVASAFIYGICKYNIEDITIKGWNEY
- the carA gene encoding glutamine-hydrolyzing carbamoyl-phosphate synthase small subunit is translated as MLKVKQAKLTLEDGTVFTGKSFGSENSVAGEVVFYTAMTGYPESLTDPSYTGQILVSTYPMIGNYGVPFDSKENGIHKFYESHKLHISGLIISDYSFEFSHWNAQKSLSDWLKEYEVPGLFDIDTRALTKILREKGSMLGKIEFENETIDFYDPNLENLVAKASCINREEYGDGEHRVVLVDCGVKNNIIRCLLDRDATVIRVPWDYDFTKEDYDGVFISNGPGDPAMCMETVGYIKQIVEEDKPVMGICLGNQLLALAAGAQTYKLKYGHRSHNQPVILKNTNRCYITSQNHGYAVETETLPPDWEILFTNANDNTNEGIKHKSKPFFSTQFHPEASSGPTDTEFLFDDFIDNIKKYKGLGN
- a CDS encoding arginine repressor; this encodes MKKKVERQLEIRKIILNGKVHSQEELLMQLRKNGFELTQATLSRDLKVLQVAKVPHPTKGYIYTVPGAEKEEVSSERNRVNFLADGFKDIQFSGNLAVVKTSPGYANSIAAVIDKAEPWEIIGTVAGDDTILLIQREGIAKTDLVNALINVMPNLRGKL